The Syngnathoides biaculeatus isolate LvHL_M chromosome 20, ASM1980259v1, whole genome shotgun sequence nucleotide sequence attggtTACAAACATGACTGATAAATCTGTTAAGGGTTAGtctaaaaataatcataaatttttataagcaaaatacattttatacaaaatgaaatgtgcaacaccaatgaaatattttacaattttaatgaattcactatttcatcaatttttcagtttattaaatttaataatcatttaacattttagtttttaatttgattcagcaaatgaaatttaaaaaaataataattctattAAAATAGTGACAAATATACAGAAACCAAATTTTAGACTTTATATGAAATTGTTTTACCATAACAAAGGTGAGAATCtgattcaaaatatttgaaaaattattttacttgaACTAACATTTTATTGcctcaagctttttttttttattggttacAAACAAGACTGATAAATCGGTGAAAAAGTGTTTGTCTAAAAATAAGCACAAATTTTTAtcatcaaaatacattttataccaaatgaaatgtgaaataaatatgaacTGTTTTACAATTTTCATGAATTCACGATACTGAAACATGGTcatcaaacattaaaataaaatgctttacaTCCACaacatccccccaccccccaatctCATCTCCAAATGTCgctctccattttaaaaatgaaacgcacccccaccccccacgtgAGAATGTTCTGAACTTACAGAATAAAGAGATCCTCTTCACTGGACACGCAGTCACCATTCTCCTCCTGAGAGTACAACAGCATCTTCCTGCATCATTGCAAATTATAAAATCAAGACCTGTATGTACAGTTAcagatacatgttttttttttttttttttttttaagtatcttCTTGATCCGACGTACCTCTGCTCGGTGAGCTTGCGATACTTCTCCCGGTCGGCGGTGCTGATGCGGAGCAGCGGCCTCAGACCCTCCCGGTAGGTCTTGACGTTCTGATTGTCCACGTAGATGTCGTACAGGTCCCGCTTCTCCTCGAAGATCTTCTCAGTCGTACCTGCGACGACGACGGGGACAGGCAAACTTTAGTTTCAGGTTGAACATGGACGTGCCAGCAATTTCAATCACAATATTCTTAAAATCATTTATCATATCAGCAGTTATTTATAGTCAATGGAATCTTCATGACTTTATTGATTCAATTAAAAGTgggataaatattttttattaaattgtcatgttttaaatgtaatatttaagcAAATGTATTCATAGCTAATAACCAATTCGAAATTTTCAATGTAATTTAGGTAcaattatttgttgcaatattATCTTAATTACAACAAATAAATTGAccaaatatttaataaaatgaagacaaatggtAAATATGTGATCATGTTTTATATGACTATTTTTGGCAATATGACTTGCAATAAATACAGGAAAttatttaatgaatgaatattggAAGTTTtctttacaataaatatttaatcaaaAAGCATCTCTATATGGACAATTAGTTATTGTTCATTATTGATACGTAActcaaatgtaattaaaaatgctACATGTATGCAAAGTtgttttaatgaatgtttttatgatataaaaagctatttgacaaaataaaaaaaaatcttaaccgTAGAtcgtaaattttttttttattttaactttttgcaTTACATTGAGCAATGATATAGTATTTTTACTTAAGCAATTTCAGAGGGGGGGGCTAATAATAACCAATTagaaattgtaaatataatttatgtacaattatttgttgcaatattCTCTTAATTATAACAAATTGACCAAatattgaataaaatgaaaacaaatggtaaatgtgaacatttttttatttgactattTTTGGTAATATGACttacaaaaaatacaagaaattaTTAAACATGATTAGTGGAAGTATTCTttgcaataaatatttaataaaacaaTGTCTCTCTATATGGACGATTAGATATTGCTTATTATTGATACGTAACTcaagtgaaattaaaaatgctaCATGTATGCAAAgttttaattaatgtttttataaTATAACTAGctatttgacaaaataaaaaatatgtttattaatatataaaaaatatataaatgtattaagaaataataaatgtataaaaaatattagaacttttttcattacattGAGCAATTTTGTAGTCTTTTTACTTTAGCAATTTCAGTGGGGAAGCTAAATTTCTGTAAGTAATATTGCAGGACTGTTGATCGCGTAAAAGCTCAGTGGGCCCGATTCAAGAATGAAAACGATTTTCCCGCCGTGATGCGGGCGTCACTCACACGCCACGTAGGAGAGCTCATTCTCGAGCGCGCTGATGTCAGCCACGTTGACGTAGAAGAAAGGTCGGAACTCGGGCACGGCCGCGCCCACCCCCGGGATGGAGATGTTTGCCAGGCAACAGCAGcagtacacttaaaaaaaaaaaaaaaaaaaaaaaaaacgagcatttGTTTTATCCATGtagctgttaaaaaaacaaaaaacaacaacaaaaaaaaaaaacagatgttccTTCCCACCTCTGTAGCAGACAACGCCCACGGGCGGCGGGGAGAAAATGAGGATCCGCCGTCGGAGTAGTGCCAGCTTCCACAGCACCATGATGTGCTCGCCGAAGAAACGGATGAACTGGGACATGCAGCCCGCCGGGTGAGTGATCTGGCGATAGAGGTGACAACGTGTTCaacgcaaaaacacaaaaccgaCCTCCTGAAAATGTCACACCTTCATTTCTGGGTGCATGCTGTGGTGGATGGCGGCCCCCCAGGCGTTGATCGGGCAAACCGAAACGACGTCCTCGCTGCTGGGGAGAAGCAGTGCCCGCTTGTCCTCGTAGAAGGCCTCCAAGGGAGAGTAGTGGCCGGGGAATTGAAGCTGGAGCCTGGGTCGAgagcaaaaactccacagtcaacacacgtttttaaaaaacgtttattttatttacagtgaagaaaataagtatttgaacaccctgctatattgcaagttctcccacttggaaatgatggaggggtctgaaattttcatcgggggtgcatgtccactgtgagagagatcatatagaaagaaaaatccagaaatcacaatttgtgattttttaacgatttgtgtgatacagctgcaaataagtatttgatcaccaatcagcttgaattctgaccctcaaagacctgttagcccaactttaaaagtccacctccactccatgtattttcccgaatcagatgcacccgtttgccaaagaccatttggatgatacagaggagttatgggaaaaagttttgtgatcagatgagaccaaaattgaactttttggtcataattcctcgaaccgtatttggaggaagacgaatgatgagttccatcccaagaacaccatccctactgtgaagcatgggggtggtagcatcatgctttgggggtgtttttctgcaacatgggacaggacaactgcactgtattaaggagagaatgaccgcggccatgtattgtgagattttggggaacaacctctttcctccagtcagagcattgacgatgggtcgtgactgggtctttcaacatgacccgaagcacagaaccaggaaaaccaaggagtggctccgtaagaagcagatcaaggttctggggtggcctagctagtctccagacctaaacccaatggaaaatctttggagggagctgaaactccgtgttcctcagcgacagcccagaaacccgtctgatctggagaagatctgtgtggaggagtgggccaaaatcccccctgcagtgtgtgcaaacctggtgaacaacgacaggaaacgtttgacctctgtcattgcaaacaaaggctactgtacctaatgttaacattggttttctcaggtgtttaaatacttatttgcagctgtatcacacaaataaattgtttaaaaaaagcatacattgtgatttctggatttttctttttagattatccctccatgatttcaaagtgggggaacttgcaatatagcagggtgttcaaatacttattttctttacttcaGCCCCAATGTGAAAACTCCACTCGCTTCCGGGCCAAGGGGCGGCATTCACGAGATTTGTGACCATCTCGTGACCAACAGGGAGCTCTTTGTGAAAACGCCAGCGGCCGAAACGCGCGAGTAAGTGGAAGCTCGCGTTTGGGAATTGTGGTGGGAGAAAGCCGAGGGAATACTCGGGATGggagttttgtggtcaaagagTACAAACGAGATCGTAAATGATGgtttaaaaatcattgagagtaaaaaaaaataaaataaaatgaaactccAATATGGCTGACCTGACTTGGTGCTCCAGGAAGCTCATGTAGCGGTAGAGCAAGGTGTAAGACGGCGACAGGATGCCCACCGACTTCATCCTGGCGCCACGCTCCGCCGTGCTCTCCACGGGCATGTTGGCGAAGCAGGCCAGGCCGAAGTAGGAGCCCTTCCGGAAGTATCTGGGCGTGGGTGGCGCGGGGAGGGGATGGGAGGGGGGCGGTGAGGGATAAGAGGAGCAGAtaaatcatgtgatttatggAAGCGCCCGCCACAGCCAGATGGCTGAGCtccgtttttatttatttatttgtctttttttggggggggggactggcgACACGTTCTGCCAGGAGGAAGATGCAGCATTTCCTATTGTTGTCTAATAAATCAAACACTGGTTACATTTTAATTCTATATTTATGCATTTTAATGACTTCAAAATGTATATTAATTTAGATAAAATGATTGGAATTTTGGACGATGAGGTCTGTTCTAATGCGACTGGTGACATTGTGATCAATTCCCAAATTAGGGTTGTGGTTCGATGAAATTGCgataaaatatgcaaatttAATTACAAACTTATTAGAGGAGATTTCCAAAATTTTATTCACGAGACACAAAGTGAGCAGtaattaaatgacattttgctgGTGACGCATCGGAAATGGTCAAATTAACTATtgagaaattattttgtaaaacaaaaaggagaggaatttaTATCTGTCATGCCAATTGAAAGATGTAGCATTTCCGTTCTTTTATGATTCATAatcttactcaaaaaaaaaaaaaaattcaggcaCTTGTATTAAAATGAGTTCAAAGCTTAATACGAGGAATAAGAAGATGgtgcaattccttttttttttttttttaaataaaataaaatagtcttGTTCAAGTTGGAAAAAAGATTGATTTTACAGATTTCACCTTGTTTATAAAAATCTACATATACTTGTTTTGGCCATGCAAAACatacatgaaatatgaattgtTAACGGAATATTTCCACAAACTTGGCAAGCCACTTACATAAAGTCTGTGGTGACTCTGTGGGAGCCGCTGGCGATGGCTTTGAACTCCACCCCCTCCAGGTCCATATCCTTGGGCAGGCACCACTCGAGCATGTTGCCTATCACGCGTGCACATTAaatcatgtttaaaaacaagGCTGACAAGCGCACACGAACACGCTCGGGCTCGACGAACGACCGGGTCCACTCGCTTAATTTGTCGTGCGGCAGCTGAGTAAATATGAACCGATAAGGGCAAATGTGTTCCAGTGCGGGAGGCAAATGGTGGTCAAACCCCATattgacccccccacccccaagtaCAGCAAAACTTCACAATTTTAGAACGGCCTTTTATCGTGGGCAGCCTGAGGCAAACCCGTACAATAATCATGCTGTCCAATTGGCGTCATGTCAGCAGCCtccagggaagaaaataagtattcgaacgccctgctgtattgcaagttctcccacttagaagtcatggaggggtctgaaattttcatcgtcggtgcatcgtccactgtgagagagagagtctaaaaagacaatgtatgatttttttgtgtgatacagctgcaaataagtatttgaacacttgtctatcaggtagaattctgaccctaaaaagacctgctagtccgcctttaaaagtccacctccactccatgtattatcctgaatcagatgccccctATGTGAGGtagtgagctgcataaagacacgtgtccaccccatacaaccagtaagactcaaacctgtaacatggccaagaccaaagagactGGAAAGGGCTAGAGAGAAATTGCCCAGGAGCttgaagacgaatgatgaattccatcccaagaacaccatccctactgtgaagcatggggctgcttttttgcacatgggacaggactattgcactgtattaaggagaggatgaccgcggccatgtattgtgagattttggggaacaacctctttccctcagtcagagcattgaagacagGTCATGgacttggtctttcaacatgacaataacccgaagcacacagccaggaaaaccaaggagtggctccgtaagaagcatatcaaggttttggcgtggcctagccagcctccagacctaaacccaatagaaaatattttgagggagctgaaactccgtgtttctcagcgagaaaaatccctcctgcagtgtgtgcaaacctggtgaacaaaaacaggaaacgtttgacctctgtaattgcaaacaaaggctactgtaccaaatattaacattggttttctcaggtgttcaaatatttatttgcagctgtatcacacaaataaatcgttaaaaaaaagcatacactatgatttctggatttttctttttcgattatctctctcacagtgaacatgcctCTActgtgaaaatgtcagacccctccatgatttccaacttgcaatatagcagggtgttcaaatacttattttcctcactgtacgATACAAGGGCACGATAAAATTTACAACTTACTCAATTGGTGGGAGTCGGGGGGAAGCAGCAGAGTTCAGAAATCAGCATCTAGTGTGGCCGCCATTTGCCTCACACGGCACCCGCGTGGTCGCCCACAAAGAAAAAAGGCCactaaaatgtgcaattttacGAACATGTTGTAATCCAGTAAAGGACAATCAGATTAAGACACATTTGAGGTCAGATCATAAAAATGATCGTGTTGGtgatcgtgttttttttttttttctctctaaatTCAGAACCACTACTGAACATGAGAAGCTGGAGGTAAGATTGACACATCATGTTGGGACTTTCTTGAACAAAATTAATGAATCTGACTGACTTTCATCCTCCTCTCGTGTGCCAAAATTTTGCAAATTCCAATGACAGCAGCTGCCCTTTGTCAAAAGGAAGCGCGAGGCCGACCTCCATCTCGTGTCCCAACTCTCCTGTGCACAGAAGCCGCTGTTTTATTCATTATTCCAGTGGATCAGTCGGCCGATTTGGTGCTCGGGAGCATCAAAGTCACCAGATATCATTGATTTGGGGCGTTCAGGGTTGGAGTGGGGGGGTGATGTGTAAAATATCCTCACATGAAAAGTGTGCTCATGTTGTTAATATTACTTTTCATCACCCAGGTGGAGGGTGgggcgttttttttccccccggaggggtggtggtggtggtggtggagggggggcGGGTAGGGTTCCCGAAAATAGGCCTAGCCACGCCACTGGTCAGGTCATAAAACAGGACCACACCTGTTTTGAGACATGCATGCAGACACacaatgttctccccgtataGTCATCGTTCTGATTGGAAATATTgttataaaaaatgtatttttaattgctgGTATTAATCATAAAAGTGAGCATCCAAGCAATTGTGAGCGTGCCGCTGTACCTAATGAACTGTCTGGCCCTGTCGAGTTTGCGTGCTGCATATTTGATGTCCCACCTGTTCTGGTGTTGAACGTCACCACAAAGACCGACACGATCTGGTCCTTCTCCTCCCATGTCACCATCCGGTCTTCGAGGGGCTTTTCCGCAGGTCCTGAATCCGGGGGATGCTCCGACGCGTCGGGGCGCAGCGCTGCATCCGCGCCCTTCTGGGTGACGGAGGTCGCGGGCGGGGTGCCGCAGCCGTCTGGACCCCCCGGACCGCCGCTCCACCAAAGCCCCGACGCGCCGCGGCTGTCGGAGGGACTCGACAGCCGGTCCCCGGACTCTGCACCGGCGGACTTCTCCGCGGACTGGACCTCCTCCCAGTCCAGCAGAGGGGCTCGGTCCGACCGCTCCCCCATCCCGTCTGCGTCTCGGCGCGGATTGCAACTGATGTCTCAGACGATAGGCACATCCAGACCCATCCGCGGACGACTGGGGCTCAAACCCGCGTGGTCGACTTGCTCCCGATGGTGCAAACCGCTTTCATTCTGTTGCAGAATCCGCAGCTGTCGCTCCCAGAGAGATCGGGAATTTAACGCCGCTGAGACAGGGGCAACTCCTTCGTCCCTGCTCGTGTAGCGTTCGCAGCCGCAACAAGAGACTTCCGTTTAATTCGTGACGTTTTGACAATTCCCTAAATGTAAGTCCTTCACCGTCAAATTTgaagtgacaaaataaaaagtctagGAATATAATTTTCAACAGAAGGAAATACATTTAAAGGGGTGTAACGAGTTTGCTTTGCCCACCTTTGGCGTTTTGCATTGATCGAGTGGATCTCGAAAATGAGGCCAAGGGTACCACTGTATGTGTAATTTTATGGTACAGTGGTAAAATTATTCAAGAGGGAGCTTGAGACAGTTCAGAGAACTGTCTGGTGGTTCTTCACATCTGCACAGGTTTCTGTAGAACCCTTTTGGTCCTTGATGGGTCAAGAAATAAAAGGAAATCATCTTAACAGTGATaataagcacacacacacaaaaaaaaacatggttcaTGTTTTCATCCCAATAAGCTCCCTTTTTCCTGAATCATTGTTTAAAAGATTACTCATCCAATTATTCGGTGTacataaacattttgaaaaggtcgatagttcatttaaaatggatttatgaAGAAATTCAGGTTATAATGGTCAACATACAAATGTTAGTCACCATTTGGCTTCTTGAATGCGCCCCGGAAGCGTAAAACCTTCTTCCAATAAACCGCactttggaccaaaaaaaacccctcttCTTTCAAATATTCCACtgcaatataatataaaattaaaatatgtgagatataataaatgtattttgcgaaattaaaataatcatataAAGAAGCTTCCGAGTGGTGACGTCATTCTGATACACGTCaccacacggaagcagcttttCGTGCATTCGACCAGCAAGACTCGTCCCGGTGgtcttttgggggaaaaaaaaaaaatgggtgcgTATTTGTTAAAATACAACCAAATTCATATTGATGGAATAATATGAGTTGGATATTGGGTGAGGTGTGCCGAAACGGACGAAAATTTGTTTCGGACTGTTGTCGAGTTCTAAAACAGTTAGCTGAACTGGCTAAAATTAAAAGGCATGCTAGCTTCCTGCaatgtttgttttggtgtgGAGTGGACAGGTCAAATAAAACCGAACTAGCACTTGTTTGTTCAAACACTTTTAGCAGGAAAGTGACAGCTTGCGGGTTTTTCCCCACTCCAGTCGTGCATGGCTACGGTTGCTAAGCTAATGGTGGCTAACCTGTCGAGCCAGTTTGATGAAAGCTTCTTGGATGCCTTGTTGACATTCTTCCATTTCCTTGgacttgcattcatttttaaaccGATAATAGCAATTCTACAGTGGACTGAAGTGATTTTGAGAAGAAACGCAGCTACTGTTTTTGTGCACTTCCAGGTGGCTTCTTCTCCAGTCTCTTCTCGGGTCTTTTTGGAACCAGGGAGATGAGGATTCTGATCCTGGGTCTGGACGGTGCAGGGAAAACGACCATTTTGTACCGGCTACAGGTTGGGGAGGTGGTCACCACAATTCCAAGTAAGTAGGGAATCGGTGATTACCAACTGGACGCGTGCCACGGGAAATCATCCAATTTATCTCAGTAACTGTTTAAGAAAACCTGTaaagagctcatgcacctatgtcataaaatcacgtgacttttgtttacctcgccatatcgccggtcaagctaagcattgctcaacgctaagtcggttggagacgacacagaaatatgtcttgtagcacaacgcccagagtctcgtccgataccgttaagacatttagaaggtaaaaataaacaacggtacgtggaaaaatcagataaactcggcatagaggacctggATTTAATGCCCAAGTCCATGTTTTCGCCGATCAATTCGctttcgcttgtcttggacaactggatctacagaTGGAACTGGTGAGGAagttgttgagatttacacagaaaaccTCGAGAGTGTATAAAAGTCCTGACgcaatactttgttgctggatctgtcctcatcaggaataaatcccacatagggacggttttgacggctcctGAACACGTAAGTGTGTTCagtgacacgttaacctttgctggaatcaaTCGATCTTTTCCGGTAGTATttgatacaaatacaaatatttaaataaatgacccctggttttacacaagctcgcattcattaactatgattgaaaaaaaaataaaataaataagagcgcggagtcatctccacggaacatACACGGAAGGGATTGCGGCCACATTTGCCTCCGTAAACCTCGCGACAGTTTTTTTGGAACACACATtatcaaatgagccaatttggcaatCTAAATactcttggtaatttgagattgagaagaataattcctacctgaaatgaagcgatggcTTCACAGGCGTGTGCGCATTTTGGTCGgcgccatccatcatgtttaattgctgaaatccatcgatcttttctggtctttgaagctggtattccgtagaatgatctttttgaatatctgtctcgcctgttgtgacaaccaacagcgcaacaggtctcaggtattgtaaatattctcctccggttcaacgtcgagcaactctgtttgaccggcaatatgacgccgtgaaaatggtgacgtcacgagaTGATCAGCGTGTGTTTTGACCGACACGCCTCTTTTGTTCCTCTTGTCCAGCAATTGGCTTTAACGTGGAGACAGTCACGTACAAGAATCTCAAGTTCCAGGTGTGGGATCTGGGAGGCCAGACAAGTATCCGGTACGTGCAATGCACCAATTCAGAAGGGGTGGCTGTATGTTTCGTAGGAATTAATTGGAATTTCTGAGTTTATGTGAATAAACCATGAATTGAGTCTCCTTTGCAACCTGATTAagcatttagtttttttcctcccgtCATTGTCTTCACGTAGACCATACTGGCGGTGCTATTACTCCAACACAGACGCGGTTATCTATGTGGTCGACAGCAGCGACCGCGACCGAATGGGCATCTCCAAGTCCGAGCTTGTGGCTATGTTGGAGGCAAGTCTATTTCGCAGGATAACATCAAGTGGTCGGCAGTCTTCTCATAGTTATGTATTTCAATCCAGGAAGAGGAGCTGAAAAAGGCCATCCTGGTGGTGTTTGCGAACAAGCAGGACATGGACCAGGCCATGACGCCGGCCGAGGTGGCAAACGCCCTGGGTCTCCCCGCCCTCAAAGACAGGAAGTGGCAGATTTTCAAGACCTCGGCAACCAAAGGCACGGGCCTGGATGAAGCCATGGAGTGGTacaattttttccatttcaactaAAGACAACAAAATTCTGAAGGGGCCAAGTGGGTGCTTACAGAGGCGTTTTGTTTCTCTGCAGGCTGGTGGAGTCGCTCAAGAGTCGGCAGTAAACTTTtacatatatatgaaaaaaaaaagatgcgtccaaggtgtgaatgtgagtgcggttgattatctctatgtgccctgcgattggccggcgaccagtaaagggttgacagctgggaaaggctccggcgctcccacgcgaccctcgtgaggataagcagctaagaaaatggatggacgtccTTTTTGTAAATACCCTTCTGTACGAAGCTTTTGTGACCGACCTCGCTTCTCGTCTACTCCGACCAAACCTGGGACTGAAAAGCCTCGCTTCTGCTCTTTACACGAAACACAATTTGAGGGCAGtgacggacaaaaaaaaagttatttactaCTTAACAATAAAACGAAGTAACCTCATATGAGATTAAATCTGGCGGCCTTTGGTTGGCTTCGTTCACACCCATCACGCAAATTGCTCACGTTAGTTAAATTGTAAAAGAAGCATCAAACGCCACGACCCTCCACTAAGGGgcattaaccctttccgggcagcgGTTGCAAATTTTGCAACAGGTTGAATATAATCGGAAATTTTAAGTcgagagtatcattttctgaaagtatcagatttttctctctgcaaaattttaattgtTCCAGAGCGGGTTATAAGGCCACAACACACACTCCCACTGTCATAGTCCCAAGTCTTTACACATAAATAGGCAAAACCAAGTgttatttgcattcatttttttgtacttaaGTAAATGGAATtacttatccccccccccccacacaatcatttttattgtgtctACATAGTTTGACCACTTTCCTTTCCTCCCACTGGTTTGCATATGAGTGAATTTATGGAAACAGTTTGTGCAAATGGTTGCATATTTATACCTGCTTGTACAGTGAAAATGATTCTCAGTAAAGACTTTTGGTGATTGTAACATTTGTGTCCAAAcatttgtatatttatattttttaaaaaaaaatctgcatcagGAAAATCATGATCCTATCGTATGATTCTGCCTTAATGATAAAAAACTGAATGAAGTCCTTGATCCACTCACTGCACCATGGCCAGGTCCTTTAGCGCGTGGCTGCGGTGCTTCTTGGCTTTGTAGCCAGGCCGAAGGAACTCGATCTTGCGCTTTCTGGCTTCAATTTTATTGAGGTGCTTCTTGAGTTTCTTCTTCGCAGCGATGTCGGGGTTTGTCACCGCCTGGAAGAGAGAAAccgttaaacaaa carries:
- the LOC133493752 gene encoding DENN domain-containing protein 11-like, which codes for MGERSDRAPLLDWEEVQSAEKSAGAESGDRLSSPSDSRGASGLWWSGGPGGPDGCGTPPATSVTQKGADAALRPDASEHPPDSGPAEKPLEDRMVTWEEKDQIVSVFVVTFNTRTGNMLEWCLPKDMDLEGVEFKAIASGSHRVTTDFIYFRKGSYFGLACFANMPVESTAERGARMKSVGILSPSYTLLYRYMSFLEHQVRLQLQFPGHYSPLEAFYEDKRALLLPSSEDVVSVCPINAWGAAIHHSMHPEMKITHPAGCMSQFIRFFGEHIMVLWKLALLRRRILIFSPPPVGVVCYRVYCCCCLANISIPGVGAAVPEFRPFFYVNVADISALENELSYVACTTEKIFEEKRDLYDIYVDNQNVKTYREGLRPLLRISTADREKYRKLTEQRKMLLYSQEENGDCVSSEEDLFILFFLEQNNRIFQTLSEVAGSPDPTLTPESVRAMGLDPHGDRLFLLHLLEIYGFDTLLLSDQLCCS
- the arl1 gene encoding ADP-ribosylation factor-like protein 1 isoform X2: MGGFFSSLFSGLFGTREMRILILGLDGAGKTTILYRLQVGEVVTTIPTIGFNVETVTYKNLKFQVWDLGGQTSIRPYWRCYYSNTDAVIYVVDSSDRDRMGISKSELVAMLEAKELKKAILVVFANKQDMDQAMTPAEVANALGLPALKDRKWQIFKTSATKGTGLDEAMEWLVESLKSRQ
- the arl1 gene encoding ADP-ribosylation factor-like protein 1 isoform X1 is translated as MSWILGGFFSSLFSGLFGTREMRILILGLDGAGKTTILYRLQVGEVVTTIPTIGFNVETVTYKNLKFQVWDLGGQTSIRPYWRCYYSNTDAVIYVVDSSDRDRMGISKSELVAMLEAKELKKAILVVFANKQDMDQAMTPAEVANALGLPALKDRKWQIFKTSATKGTGLDEAMEWLVESLKSRQ